The following is a genomic window from Physeter macrocephalus isolate SW-GA unplaced genomic scaffold, ASM283717v5 random_6422, whole genome shotgun sequence.
CTTCTCTGCCTGCAGTTGGGTCTGTGCATGCAGGGGGGTCAACCCAGTTCTTCAAaagctttcctccttctctttagAGATGGAGGCAAAAATTGCATTCAGTGAAAGGCATAGATCTTAACAGTACAGTTCAATGACTCTGGATGAACACTCGAGGCGCTCTGGGGGCCTTCCTCTGAAGGATGAAGAGCAGGCGTGAATCATTTACTCTCTCCAAGTCTCCATCTTCCATCTCTCACCAGGGCTGGGGTTCAGTGGACCCTGGACACACGGGGCTTTGGTTCTCACTCGGGACCAGGGAACAGGTCTGAGGCCCAACAGCTGCCTGGCTGGCGGCCACACAGCTCCCCACGGGGCCTGGAGGACGTGTCCACATACCCGGTACTGATAGAGGAGGTGCTGCTGGGGCGTGGCTGGACTGAGGAAGAGCTCTGGGGTGTGCTTCGAGGAAACGTGCGGCGGGTCTTCAGACAGGTGGAACAGGCATGCTGGGCTGGGCAGAAGAGTAGCTCTGAGCAGGCGGTCTGAGCCGGTGTACGCGCGGGTGCTGTGAGAGGTGCTGCCCGCTGACTGCCGCCTCCAGGTACGGGAGGAGAACGAGGGACAGAGTCCCTTGGAGGATGAGTTCCCAGATGAGCAGCTGGGCAGCTCTTGCCGCTCCGTCCTCCCACGGCTGCATCAGACAGAGGACCTGGCTCCAGACCAGAAACTAACCGGAGCCGCGGTTCGTGGGAATCCCATTTTGTCACCTAAGTGGTCATGCTCAAACTCTTGCCGCCCCATGGGCCCAGTCCTCACAGTCTTATTGCTGCCTTCCCCGTCCTCACTGTTTGGCTCTGGTGATCCAGTGAATCCTGCCGCATGTCACTTTGGCAGCCACAGAGACCCCACAAAGTTGCCTTGCAGGCGAGCACAACACAAACTTGCCTTGCAG
Proteins encoded in this region:
- the LOC112063254 gene encoding dipeptidase 2-like, translated to MNRLGVMVDSSHVADAVARRALQLSQAPVICSHSAARGVCENTRNVPHGILQLLKKNGGSVMVCLPVRVLQCDPRANVSTVADRFDHIRAVTGCRLIGIGGDDDGAGRRALPRGLSPRGLEDVSTYPVLIEEVLLGRGWTEEELWGVLRGNVRRVFRQVEQVREENEGQSPLEDEFPDEQLGSSCRSVLPRLHQTEDLAPDQKLTGAAVRGNPILSPKWSCSNSCRPMGPVLTVLLLPSPSSLFGSGDPVNPAACHFGSHRDPTKLPCRRAQHKLALQGSTKVS